From Desulfonatronum thiosulfatophilum:
GCAAATACGCCGCCACCCGCTTCGTTCCCACCGTGATCTGTGTTACACCGGCGCCTTCGGAGATGATCGATTCGGCGAGTTGCGGAAAAGCCAGTGGCCGCAGGATTTCTTCATCCGAAGCGCTGGAAGCCACCACCAGTCCGCGATTATCCACGATTCGCGCTTGTCCGCCGGGGCCGAGAGAAACTTCATGAATGATGTCCCAGACCCGTTCCATGGCGATCTGACCAATAAGTACATTGCGAACCGCGCCGTTATCCGCTCCGCGCACGGGAACGGCAACTGTCATCACCACCTGATAGGGATGCAGCAGGGCATGGACATTGGAAAGCAGGCTTTCTCCGCTGCGTGCCTGGCGATACCAGGATGTGGACGTCCAATTTCCGCGAAAGAAATGGTGCACCGATGCCCGGACTTCTCCGGACAGATCAAGAAGGGTCAAGTCCTTGATAATCGGATAGAAGCGATCAGTCCTGGCCAATTCCGCCGAGAGTTCGGCCATCCCGGCATCAGAAAGCAGCACCTGATTCTGGGCCAGCAGGTGAATGGCGTTGTAGGCTTCATTTACAACCCGCTGAATTTCCCGCCCCACTTCCATGCCCAGGGATTCAAGGTTTTGGTGCGTCGAGGAACGCACCGCATCGCCTACACGAACCAATGAATAGCCGCCCACCAGGCCGAGTGGCATCAGGCCGACGAACAAGAAGAGAAGCAGGAACTTAATGCGCAGACTCATGCCGATATCACATCCCCGCCAGGAGTTCCGCCCAGAGTTTCATCCGCAGCCCTACTGTCTCCGGATCTCCCAAATTTCCGAAATAGTAGCATTTATCCATAATATTCGCCGGAGGGTGAACAACGGGCGAATTGAGTACTTCCGGATCCATGAATTCCCGCGCCGCAAGATTCGGCGTGGCCGACCAGAGTTCACTGGCGATCTCGGCCATGATTTCAGGGGTATGAACAAAATCGATAAAAGCATGAGCCGCCTCGGGATTTCGACTCATGAGCGGGAGAACGAAGACGTCGACCCAGGCCGTACAGCCCTCCTCGGGGAAACCGAATTGCAGATAAGGATTCTCCTCCATGGCCCGCAACGCGTCGCTGCTGTAACTTTGCGCGGCCCAAAGATCTCCCGAACCCAGTTGGTGCATGATGGCCGTATCATGCAGATAATCGACCAGCAGAGGCTTTTGTTCCAGCAGGGCCTCCCGAATCGCCTCCATGTGCTCCATCTCGGGATTGAGCGGATAGCCGAGCATCATGCTCGCCGCGCCGATGACCTCGAAAGGATTGTTCAGCATGGCCATCTTCCCCTTGAGCCGGGAATCCCAGAGCACCCGCCATGAATCAGGCGGTTCATGATAATGACGGGTATCCACCGCCACTCCGGTATAGCCCATGAGGTACGGAACATGGTATCTTTGGTTCATGGGCTTATCCTGAACCAGGGCCTGCGGGTCGAGATGACGAAGATTGGGCAGAAGGTCCATGTCCAAGGGGCTCAACAGCCGCGCCCCGGCCATTTCCCTTGCAGTGCTGCTGCTGAGGATGATCAGATCTGCATTCAGCGAGCCGGACTGCAACGCGCCCAGCACCTCTTCTTCGTCTTCATATGTCCGCTCTTCAACCTCGATCCCCGTAGCCTGCTCGAATTTCCACAGCGTTTCCTCGCCCATGTACTCTTCCCAATTGTAAAGCACCAATCGGGGCTTTTCCACCTCAACTGTTTGCGCCACAACCCGATGGTCCCCTTGCTCTCCGCAACCCGCAAGCAACAGCAGTCCGATCCAGCAAATCGCCACGATCCCGAGAAGTTGTCGGCTCATTGCGCTCTTGTCATGCAGCGACGACACGTTTTCCATGTCCACACCCCTCATTTGCATTTCTGCAATATTATAAGACGTTACACACGTTGTGCCGCTAAAAGCTGATTTCCTGCATTGCCTTGAGGATTGATTCCCTGTTGACAGGTTTGGTCAGATAACCGCTGGCCAGACCTCGAAAAAAGGCCCGGCAGACATTTTTCTGGTCTTCCAGACTGGATATGACGAGTACCCGCGCCTCATCTCCCGGAGCGACGCCGCGTTCCTTTTCCACTTTGCGGATGCGCTGCAAGGCTTCGTGCCCATCCATGACCGGCATCATGATGTCCATCAGAATCAAGTCATAGGGCTGATCCAGATTCAGAGCCCTGATCACCGCCAGCACGGCCTTGTCGCCATTGTCCACTACATCGCAATGTCCGAAAGATTCCATGATCTTTTGCAGCTTGCTTCTGCTGACCAGTTCGTCGTCCACGACAAGACTTCTCATATGCCTTCCTTCTGAACATAATCCCAAAGCTGCTGATGTGCGTCGCGCAAGCGCTTCAGGAGAGCATGTCCTTCGCTGAGCTGTTTCTTCCGCGCGACATCCTCCAATTCTCCTGCTGCCCGAGCCAGTTCGACGGCAACCAGATTCGCCGCGCCGCCCTTGATGGAATGGGCCTGATCGACAATGGCGGGAGCGTCCTCACGGCCCAAGGCCTCGGCCATGACCTGGATTTGGCGCTGCACATTCGTCAAAAACCCATGCAGGACGTCGTGGAGGAATTGCGCGTCGTTCTCGAATTCCGAGAGGGCTTGACCATAGTTTATGGGCGGATTGAACGAGTGACCTTCATCATTCAGCAAAGGTTCGGAAACTCGTTTTTCCACATCAAGCTCAATCTCACCGCTCACATCGTAGTGCCGCATCCATCTGGCCACCATGGCCAGCAGGTCGGCTCGGCGCATGGGCTTGGTCATGTAATCGTCCATTCCCGCGGCGAGGCATTTTTCCCGATATCCACTGATGGCATGAGCCGTCATCGCAATGATGGGCACAGGCCCCTTTTTCAAGTCGTCATGGCTCTTAGTCGAAAAGCCGGGGTGAGTTGTTTCCCCGATCGCCGCCGGCCAGTGCTCGTCGCTGTCCGGGAGTCGTGAGTGCTCCGATTCCAGCTTCCTGATCCTTTGTGTTGCCTCGTATCCGTCCATCACCGGCATTTGCACGTCCATCAGGATCAGGTCATAGGCCTGACGTTGAAACGCCTCCACGGCCTGGGCCCCGTTCACCGCCTCGTCGACCTCGTATCCTGCTTTTCGCAAATAGCGCATGGCCAGCTGCCGGTTGGTCGGGTAATCCTCCACCAGCAGGATGCGCCCAGGCAGGTCCTTCTCCTGAATGCCATCCGCTTCAACTCGGCTGATTTCGCGAATCTGGCCCGAAATGTCACTGGAGTTTTCAGCCGCCGACAGCTTGCGCAACACCAGACTGAAATGGAAGGTGCTGCCCCGGCCCAATTGGCTCTCCACAGCAATGTCGCTTCCCATCAGTTCCACGAATTTTTTGCTGATGGCCAGTCCCAGCCCCGTTCCGCCGTAGTCCCGGGTGGTCGATCCGTCAACCTGGGTGAAGCTCTCGAAAACCGCACCCTGCATATGCTCCGGGATTCCGATGCCCGTATCGCGCACGGAAAAACGGATGTTCACCGAATCCGCCGACTCCTCAGCAAGATCCGCCGCAACGGTGATCTCGCCGGCATGGGTAAACTTGAGGGCATTGCCGACAAGATTCAGCAGCACCTGGCGTAGTCTCACCGGATCGCCAAGCAGACGGGACGGCAGGTTCGGAGAAATGCGCGAGGCATACCGCAACCCCTTCCGCTGCGCCTGAAAGGCCATTCCTTCCGCCAATTGGCTGAAAATCATCCGCACGTCGAATTCCACCTCGTCCAACACGAACAGACCGGCCTCGATCTTGGAAAAGTCCAGGACGTCATTGACGATGGCCAGCAATGAACCCGCCTCCCGGGAGATAATTGCAAAAGCCTCCCCGTGATTGGCCTGAAATTCGCCTTCCAATCCCAGCTCGGTCATGCCGATGATCGCATTCAACGGGGTGCGGATTTCATGGCTCATATTGGCCAGAAATTCGCTCTTGGCCCGAGTCGCCGTTTCGGCCTGGAACAGAGCAGCGTCCAGGTCGCGATTCTTCTGCGCCAGGAGCCGGGCGGAGTCCAGCAATTTCTCCTCGGCCTGCTTGCGGTCCGTGATGTTCAGGATAAACCCGTCCAGAAAAGCATTCTCGCCATCTGGATTACGGACCCTGCTCCCCTTCTCATAAACCCACCGAATCGCCCCGTTGCGGTGCACGATCCGGTATTCCACTTCCCAGGGCACGCCCTCGGCAATGGCCGCGGCAATGTGCCGGGCAACATGCTCCGCATCCTTTTCATGGATCAAGTCTCCCAAGGCGTGCACGGGGTCGCTGCCGAGAAAATTTGCCGCGGCATAGCCGGTGATGGACTCGATATGGTCGCTCAGATAATGCATGCGCCTGCGGGGTCCGACACCGCAACGATATGTGGCCCCGGGAATGTTCGTCACAAGCGACTGGAACTGATTCCTGCTTTCTTCCAGAGCCAGGTTGGCCCGACGCTTGCTCAAGGCGCCGGCAATAATCTCCGCCACCACCTGGAGCATGGTGATCTGCTCGTCCGGCCAGGCAAACGTCCGCCGAACAGCATCAAACCCCATGAATCCAATCACGGCCCGCTGTTCGTCCAGCATGGGCAGGCAGATCAGGGATTGAACGCCCTGCTCCGACAACAGGCGCATTTCCAGATCGGCTTCCGGCGGCATATGGGATATGTCCGGAATGTGCAGAGGCTTGCGCTGCTCCAGTTGCTTCCGCCACCAGGCAAACTCCGCCAATTGAATGTTCCGCAGTTGATCCTTGACCGAAACAACTCCCTGCGCGCACCATTCATGGGTATTATGCAACAGGGCCAGATCGCTGGAACAACTGAACAGATAACTGCGATCCACCGCGAAAAATTCCCCTAAACGATGCAGGGAACTCTCCAGTACGTCATCGAAGCAATCCTCGCCGGCTCCCACAAAGTCGGCCGAGATCTGCGCCACGAGCTGCTGAAAGGCAAGCTGGCGACGCTGTTGAGCGCGGATGCGATATTCCTCGGTGACATCCCGGAAAACCAGAACAACGCCGATGATGCTTCCATCCGGTGCGAAAATAGGCGCGGCGCTGTCCGCAATCTGACATTCGTTTTCGTTGCGGTCGATCAACGAAGTATCGCCGGCCAGTTCGGCCTTCATCCCCCGAGACAGCACAAGATCCACTGGGTTTTGCGACGGCTGCCGGCTGACGGCGTGAACAATCCGGAAGATCTCGGACAGTGGGCGGCCCGAAGCCTCCGCCAGAGACCACCCGGTCAGATCCGCCGCCACGGGATTCATGTCCGTGATCCGTCCTTGCGCATCCGTACAGATCACTCCGTCGCCAATGGAGTGTAACGTGGCCTTGAGCAGTTCCTTGTGTTCGAGCAAGGCGGCGGTGCGTTGATCCACCAGGTGCTCCAGTTGCTCCCGACGGCTGGCCAGAACCCCGACCACCAGAGCCACGGCCGCGGTGACGACCAGGCCGGAGAAAAAGGCCATCCAGCCGGCGACAACGGGGTTGAGGGCGGCAAAAGCCGGAGTCGGTCGGATCACCAGGGCATAGGCTCGGCCGAAGGCAAAGAGGGGGCTGGTGATCATCAGTCCCGAATTTTTATGGAAATCGTCTGTCACGTCGGCGGCGGAGGACGCCAGCAGTTCCGGTGGCGTTTCGGCATGGAGCTGGTACAGATGGATCATGGTCAAGGCAGCCTCCCCGACACCGAAATCCGCATCCAGAATATTGCGGATCAACACCTCCGGCAGCAGGACCGCTGCGGCCACTCCATGATCCAGTGCGGGATCGACGAGTGGATCACCGAGCCGCAAGCCCGGCAGCGGCTGAAAAACAACAACGGCTTTGGAATCTTCGTCATCAGGGCTCAGAGCCAAGGCCAGGGAGTCACCGGCCGTGATCAGCCCACTGCCCAAGGCTTCTTGGATGGCTGATTCCAGTTCAGGTCTCGAGCCGAGATCAAAACCCGACAAATCCTGGTTTGCCCTCACTGGAGCCGAAAAAACCATGGGAAAATGCATGTCCCGCATCATGGCGGGTATCCGCTGTCCCGCGTCGTCATATTCCCAGATTGAAAAATCGGGATCTCCGACCTGGCTGATGTGTCGCTCGAAATCCGTCCGGCCTTCGGAAGGAACACCGGGTATCCACTGCCAGGCCTGCACGGCAAGATTCCTGGTCAGATACCGCGTGTGATTCAGATAGTCTGCTTGCGTTGGGGTAGGATTGCCCTGGAGGTAGGCGACAAGTCCCGCGAGTTCGGCATCCGAAATATCGCGCAGTTTTTCCAAGATGTGCATTGTCTTGGCATTGGCCAGAATGGCAAATGTCTTGAATCTGTTGCGCGTCTCGACCGAATGCAGCGTCCAGGCCACGGCCAGCGACAGGATTACACCAACGATCATGATCAAGACCGCTTCGAAGAAACGGGACGGCGCACGGTTCCCGTTTCGGCGCGCAATCCGGTTCTTGACCACCAGGACCCGACCGACAATCAAAACGGCAAGCAGGACCAGCGTGAAGAGCGAAGGGATCAGTCCGGCCCGCCATGTTTCCCGGGACCAGTCTCCGGCTTCGACATCAATGCCCACGACCCCGAGCAATCTATCCGTTTCAGGATCCAGCAGCGGAACCAGCGCACTGACCCAGACGCCCCAGCGATCCACGTCCGGGCCTTCCACGACGGCTTGTCGCGCGTCGAAAACCTGGTGCATCAACGGCGTTGCTTCTTCATAGATCTGACCGGGGGGTGACGGCAAATCGTCATCGTCCGGCTCGGAATCCAGAAAGAAAAAAACGTCCCTCTCATCTGTCCGGCCGATGAGATAGAGCCATTCCCACCGTACATCGACCTGCTTGGCCAGATACATCTGCTGCTTGAGTCGGTCATATTCCGGCGTGGCCAGGTCTGCTTCCGTTCCGCTGAGCACACGTATCCGTTCCGGGTTCATCGTCTGGGCCACCAACCGGGTTTTGCGCAGCAACTCTTCACGCATCAGCCTGTCGGCTTGCTGGATGGAAGACCAGGTGAACAGCATTCCCACCAGCAAGACCACCAGCAGCACACTGACGGGATAAGGACTTGCCCAGCCCTTTCCCGACTCCCAAAAATAATCTTTCCAGAAGCGCATGGGTCTGTTCAGCAAGTTCTAAGACAGGAACTGATCCGGCTTGATTGATTTCGCGGCATGGTTTGTCCGGCTGAGCCAGGATTCATCATCCCGCGCCGGCTTCCATGCATGTCAAAGATGCATGGAAGCTGGCGCGGGATGGCATTTACAGCATTGGAAGAAATTCGGATCGGAATTTCGGCAAGTCTGAGCGGTAAGTCGCAAGACGAAGGAAGAAGGTGATTCCTTTCGATGCGAGGCTGAAAAATCAAGGCAAGCCGGACCTCAACTGAGTAGTTACAGATCTTTTAAGACTGCCTCTGCTGTTTCTCGGACAGAACGGCCCGCATGACTTCTTCGAGCTTTGCGGTTTCCACGGGTTTGGTCACAAAGGCGTTCATCCCCGCGGCCAGGCATCGCTGGCGATCCGTGGGCATGACCATGGCTGTCAGGGCGACAATGGGAATATTGGAATCAACTCCGGCAACGCCGCTGGAACGAATGATCCTGGTCGCCACCAGGCCGTCCATCACCGGCATGGTGATATCCATCAAAATCAAGTCGTACTTCCCTTCCGCCAGGGCATCCAAAGCCTGCTGTCCGTTGCTCACGGCGGTAACCTGGTGCCCATGCTTGGACAACAACTGCAAGGTCATGAATTGATTGACCGGTTCGTCTTCGACCAGCAGAACCGTGAACGGCCCCTGCAACTCGCTCTCTGAAGGGGCAACTGCCGTACTCTTGGACATCGGCAGGGAGACATAAAAGGAGCTGCCCAGATACAGTTCGCTGTCCACCCAGATCCTGCCTTGCATTTTATCGACAAGCTTTTTCGCCAGGGTCAAGCCCATGCCGATTCCGCCGAACCGCTCCGAGTGCGGACCGGTGACGAACTTGTTGAAAATAGCCTCCTGGCTTTCCTTGGGCACTCCAATGCCCGTATCCGTGACTCCGATGCACAGGGCGGTCTCCCCTGCTTCATTTCTGGTCATGGAGAATTGGATGAGAATTTCTCCGTAATCCGTGAACTTGACGGCATTGTCGGCCAGGGCAAGCGAGATCTGGGCGATAGAAGCCGGAACGCCGTGCATCGTTCCCGAAGCAACAGGATCGATGTGGATGAAAAAATTGAGCCCCTTTTCCCGGGCCTGCGTTTCCAAAAGCCGCAAACGGGGAACAATGTCTTCAAGCAGCGTAAAATCCATGCTTTCCTGCTGTTGGAGCGGCCCCATGGGCATCTGGGAAAAGTCCAGGATCTCATAGACCAGTCTAAGCAGTTGGGACGTGGATTGATTGATCATGGACAGGTAGTTGGCCTGGGTGGGATTCAGGCCGGTGCCCTGCAGCAGTTCCGTCAGTCCCATGATCGCATTGAGCGGGGTGCGCAGTTCATGGCTGATCCGGCTCACGAAGACATCCCGGTGTTTTGATTTCTCCAACGCCTCCTGGCGGGCCTGTTCCAGCTCCTGCTCCAACTTTGCCATTTTGGCCCAGAGATTTTCGGTGTTCATAAGCCTGCACCTGAACATGACGCACTGTCGGCAATCGTCATGGTTGTATAGGTGATATGAGAATCACGGCCTCAATTCGCCGCATACATTTCCGATTTCAGGGCATGACGCATTACCGCCCGAACCATGGCCTGCACGTCGAGGATCAAGGCCATGCTGCCGTCGCCGTTGATTGTCGCTCCTGATATGCCCTCCAGCTCTCGGTAAACCCGTCCCAAACTCTTGATCACGGTCTGATGCTGTCCGATGACCTTGTCCACGACCAGCCCGATCCGCTGCTCCAGGACGTTGACGATCACGATCTGCTCGATGGTCGGCAACGTCCCGTTCAGGGTGAACCAGTTGCGCAAGCGAATAAACGGAACAGCCTCGCCGCGCAGGTTGATCATTTCTCCGTTCTCTCCGAAATTCGTGCGGAACCGGTCCAGCTCGACGCATTCCTCCACGGCCGACAAGGGGATGACGTACTGCTGCCGTTCCACCTCCACCTGCAAACCATCGATGATCGCCAGGGTCAGGGGCAGTTTGATCAACACCGTGGTGCCCTTGTCCGGCGTGCTTTCCAGTTTAATCACACCGCGCAAAGAGTCGATCCCGCGCTTGACCACATCCATGCCCACGCCCCGTCCGGATACGCTGCTCACCTGCTCCGCGGTGGAAAAACCCGGCAGAAAGACAAGTTGCAGTATCTCCTCCTGGGAAAGCACTGCATCCGGAGTGATCAACCCTTTCGCCACCGCCTTGGCCTGAACCCTGGCTGGATCGATTCCCGCCCCGTCGTCGAATATCCGGATCAAAACTTCGCCCCCGGAGTGTTCCGCGGACAATACGATTCGGCCTAAGCGCGGTTTTCCATTGGCCTGTCGCACATCCGGAAGCTCGATTCCGTGGTCGATACAATTGCGCATTAAATGCACCAGCGGATCATTGAGCTTCTCGATCACGTTCTTGTCCAGCTCGGTTTCCCCGCCCTGGGTGACCAGATCGATCTCTTTTCCCAAATCGCGTGATAAATCCCGGACCAGCCGCAAGAATTTGTTGAAGGTGCTGCCGATGGGCAGCATTCGAATACCCAGGGTATTGTCGCGAAGTTCGTCGCTGAGTCGCTCCAGTTCTTCGGCCAAGCTTATCAATTCCGGATCATGATGCGAACTGACGAGCTGACTCAACCTTGCCTGGACAATCACCAGCTCCCCCACAAGATCACCGAGCTTGTCCAGCTTGGAGGCTTCCACCCGAATGCTGGTCACCGCTTCCTTCGGCTCAACCCGAGAGCTGCGTACCTCCCGTACGAGGTCCTGCTCGGTCAAGGCCGACTCCAACCCCTGAGGGCTGACCAGCCCTGCGGTCGTCAGCAATTCACCCAGCGGCCGTTGCTGCTTGAGAACCCCCTGCAGATCCTGAGCGCTCACGTCGCCGCGCTCCACAAGAATCTCTCCGAGCTTCCGACCGACGACGACGGCATCCTCCTGAGTAATGGTCTCAATCTTCTGGATAATCAGCTCGCAGTCATCCTCCACAAAGATGAAAACATCCCGAATGGCCTCCTCGCCGCGGACAGTGGCCAGAATCATGTCCCACCACGTGTAACAGACCAGGGGGTCCAGTTCTTCCAGGCCGGGAACGGCATCGGTCCGAGCCACGATCCTGCAGTTGCCCAGGTCGGAAAGCTCCTCCAGAAGCGAAAAAGGATTGGTACCGGACAAGAAGATCCGCGCATTGGGTTTGAAGCATATCCGAAAGACGGTGGTCACGTCGTCGTGTGGGGTAACCTGAACTGCTGATGCGGATTGAGCACCATCCGGGACAGGGGCGGGAGCACCGCCGCTGCCAATTTTTCGCAACTCGGTGACGATCTGTTCAGACTTGGTTCGGCTTATCGTACTGTCGCCCCCGTCCTGAAGAAGCATTTCGAGAATCAGGTCCCTGGATTGCAGCGTCAGGTCGAGAAGTTCCGAGGTGACGGGCAATTCCGCATTGCGCACCTGATCGAAAACCGTTTCCAGCTCATGGGTGAACATGGCGATGTCGTCGAACCCGAACATTGCCCCTGACCCCTTGATGGTGTGCATGGAACGGAAAACGCGATTGATCAATTCCTGGTCTTCAGGGCTGGCTTCCAGCTCAAGCAAGGATTCTTCCAGATCGCTCAACAGCTCTTGAGCCTCTTCCAGGTAGGCATTCCTGGCCTGCATCAGATGATCACCGCTCATGACATAACTCCCTGTTCACCGGGAAATACCCGTGGCTAGCGAACGACCTTCTTCACAACGGCCAGCAGTTGCTCCGGCTTGAAGGGCTTGACGATCCAACCCGTAGCCCCGGCGTCCTTGCCCACCTGCTTCTTTTCTGCCTGGGATTCCGTGGTCAGCATGACGATAGGCACGAACTTGTACGCGGGCAAAGCTCGAACCTGGCGGATCAACTCGATGCCGTCCATGTTCGGCATGTTCAAATCCGTGATGATCATGTCCACCGTTCCGGACAGCTTGCCCAGGGCATCCTTGCCGTCAACAGCCTCGATCACCTCGTATCCCGCATCCTTGAGCGTGAACCCGACCATCTGACGGACGCTGCTGGAATCGTCAACAGTCATGATGCGCTTGCTCATTCCTGAACTCCTTTACCGAAAATTCCCGAAGAATGTCTTGGGAGAAAACCCATCCTGTCCGCCTTGCTGATAATGTGCTCCGGGATTTTCACAAACTGCATCCTCCCTTCCTCCATTGTCTTGAATGCGCCGCAAATGATCTGAAAAAAGGACAGATCAACATCCTCCACCGCCTCCATGTCCACCTGCAACAAAACGGAGCCGTCCACTGCCTGCAGGAACGCCTGGTGGAGTTCCTCCGCGCTCTCGACTCCCCATCTCCCGGAAAGCTTGAACACTCGGGTGGTGGCGTCATTATTCAAAATTTCCCACTGGGCCATGTCATCTTCCCCTGTTCCGCACTGGTTCCCCTCAGAACAACTCCACATTGTCCCCGAGATCTTCCTCACGTTGCTCGGGCTTTTTCGAAGTCCGCGAATCATCATCGAACAGTTCCACGTTCGAATCGTCTCCAAAGAGTTCAACCCCGTCGTCATCGCCAAAGAGATCGACTCCACTGTCATCCTGTGCGGCATCCGCCTCATCCTGATCGAGTCCGAGGTGAACCATGCGCTCAGCTTCCATGGTGTACCGGGAAAGCAGCACCTTCAATCGTTCCGGACGATCAGCCGGGTCGCAGTCGCGGGAGGAATGTTCCAGGGCCTGGTTGGCAAGCTCCATGAACGCGTCTCCGGCCTGCCGCAGTTCCGCGAGCATCGGATGGTGAAAGGTGATCGCCTCGATCTGGTCAAGAAGGTCCCGCTTCAATTCCGCGCCCATGGCGCGCACTTCGCTGAACGTCTGGACAGTTTGTTGATTCAAGGTCCGCAGACTGCTGATCATTTCCTCCAGCCGTCCCACCTGTTGCCCCAGCTTCTGCGTATTCACGGAAATATCGGCCAGCTTCAGCAATTCATGGGCATGCTCCGATATATCGCGCAACTCATCCGCGACCACGTCCGTCAGGGTCCGGGCATCCATGGACAGACGCTGGATGGCTCCGGCCAGCACTCCCAGGGCCAGACCTTCCTCGCCGGTATGGGCCGCCTGGACGCTGGCATTGAGGGCGATGAGTTCGATCTCCGCGCCGACCTCCTCGATATTGGCAACATAGGCGGCCATTTGGGATACCATGTCGCCCACCGTGCGCATGATGTCCGCCAGCTCCTCGCTTTTGGCGGAATACCCCTGCATGAAGTCGATCAGCAGATGCACGTTGGCCTCGATCTGGTCCAGGGCGTTATGGCTGGAATTGTCCTCGGCCCCGAGTATGGCCCGCAGATCCCTGTCCATGGCCGCCACCGTGTCCGTTATGCTGGACAAGTTACCGGTCAGGGTCTCAATGGCTTGCTCAAAGGCGACGCCGCATTGTCGCAACTGGGAGACCTGCAGGGAGCAGACATCGGCGATCCAGCAGGCCAGGTCCTGCATTTTTGTCTCGGCGTCCTCGCCTTCTCCGTCCACGCCCACAAGCAGCATCTGGGTCATGTCCTCAACGGCCTCGCAAACATGTTCCACCTGCTGCCGTGCAATGTCGTGGAACTGCAGTGAGGAGACGATGGATCCCACATGACTGCTGATCTCGCTCGTACGGCTGGAGAGAGTTTGCGATGCAGCGCCGGACTGATCCGTCAACCGGACCAGGGTTTCCAGATTTTTGTGTCCGCTGCTCAGGGCTTCCTCGGTGACGGAGCGCTGTTCCCGGACCAGGGCTCCGGTCCGGTGGAGCGCGGATGTGACGTGTTCGTGCAAGATTTTGGTATCGTTAACGATCTTGTTCCAGTGATCGATGATGTTCTGGCCAAGACTGTCCACCTGGCCGGCCAGATTCATGAACCCCCTGCCCTTCTCCCCCAGTCGGGCGCTTTCGATCCGGGTCGTCACGCCGAGCATCTGCAAGGTGCGTACGATCTTGCGGAAACTGCCCGTCCGCGTTTCCAGGGAGCTGATCAACCGCACGACCTTTTCCAGCCGACGCAGATCCGTCTCCCGGCTCGTAAAGCCGCATACCTCATTGATCTGATTGAGCTCGTAACCCAGTGTCTCTACGATCTGGGAAATCTCTTCCCCGCCGGTCAGGGTGGTCAGGTCGGCGGCCTCCCTGGCCATTTTCCTGGACTTGGAAGTATACGCCTGGATGTTCGCGCCCAGAGCAAGAAAATCCTCCTCCCTGGCGGGAATGACCTGGGACAGTTCCTGGTCAAGCCGCTCCAGAACGCTTCCCCATTGCCGGATCGAGATCAAAAACCGATCCGGATCAACGGTAGTATGAGTCATGCTTTCAACCATGATCAACTCTTGAAAAAACGAATTTCCGCTCTGGCCGTGGTATCATCAAGAGGCTTGACCGCTATGTCCGCCCTTTCCT
This genomic window contains:
- a CDS encoding response regulator, whose amino-acid sequence is MRSLVVDDELVSRSKLQKIMESFGHCDVVDNGDKAVLAVIRALNLDQPYDLILMDIMMPVMDGHEALQRIRKVEKERGVAPGDEARVLVISSLEDQKNVCRAFFRGLASGYLTKPVNRESILKAMQEISF
- a CDS encoding ATP-binding protein, encoding MRFWKDYFWESGKGWASPYPVSVLLVVLLVGMLFTWSSIQQADRLMREELLRKTRLVAQTMNPERIRVLSGTEADLATPEYDRLKQQMYLAKQVDVRWEWLYLIGRTDERDVFFFLDSEPDDDDLPSPPGQIYEEATPLMHQVFDARQAVVEGPDVDRWGVWVSALVPLLDPETDRLLGVVGIDVEAGDWSRETWRAGLIPSLFTLVLLAVLIVGRVLVVKNRIARRNGNRAPSRFFEAVLIMIVGVILSLAVAWTLHSVETRNRFKTFAILANAKTMHILEKLRDISDAELAGLVAYLQGNPTPTQADYLNHTRYLTRNLAVQAWQWIPGVPSEGRTDFERHISQVGDPDFSIWEYDDAGQRIPAMMRDMHFPMVFSAPVRANQDLSGFDLGSRPELESAIQEALGSGLITAGDSLALALSPDDEDSKAVVVFQPLPGLRLGDPLVDPALDHGVAAAVLLPEVLIRNILDADFGVGEAALTMIHLYQLHAETPPELLASSAADVTDDFHKNSGLMITSPLFAFGRAYALVIRPTPAFAALNPVVAGWMAFFSGLVVTAAVALVVGVLASRREQLEHLVDQRTAALLEHKELLKATLHSIGDGVICTDAQGRITDMNPVAADLTGWSLAEASGRPLSEIFRIVHAVSRQPSQNPVDLVLSRGMKAELAGDTSLIDRNENECQIADSAAPIFAPDGSIIGVVLVFRDVTEEYRIRAQQRRQLAFQQLVAQISADFVGAGEDCFDDVLESSLHRLGEFFAVDRSYLFSCSSDLALLHNTHEWCAQGVVSVKDQLRNIQLAEFAWWRKQLEQRKPLHIPDISHMPPEADLEMRLLSEQGVQSLICLPMLDEQRAVIGFMGFDAVRRTFAWPDEQITMLQVVAEIIAGALSKRRANLALEESRNQFQSLVTNIPGATYRCGVGPRRRMHYLSDHIESITGYAAANFLGSDPVHALGDLIHEKDAEHVARHIAAAIAEGVPWEVEYRIVHRNGAIRWVYEKGSRVRNPDGENAFLDGFILNITDRKQAEEKLLDSARLLAQKNRDLDAALFQAETATRAKSEFLANMSHEIRTPLNAIIGMTELGLEGEFQANHGEAFAIISREAGSLLAIVNDVLDFSKIEAGLFVLDEVEFDVRMIFSQLAEGMAFQAQRKGLRYASRISPNLPSRLLGDPVRLRQVLLNLVGNALKFTHAGEITVAADLAEESADSVNIRFSVRDTGIGIPEHMQGAVFESFTQVDGSTTRDYGGTGLGLAISKKFVELMGSDIAVESQLGRGSTFHFSLVLRKLSAAENSSDISGQIREISRVEADGIQEKDLPGRILLVEDYPTNRQLAMRYLRKAGYEVDEAVNGAQAVEAFQRQAYDLILMDVQMPVMDGYEATQRIRKLESEHSRLPDSDEHWPAAIGETTHPGFSTKSHDDLKKGPVPIIAMTAHAISGYREKCLAAGMDDYMTKPMRRADLLAMVARWMRHYDVSGEIELDVEKRVSEPLLNDEGHSFNPPINYGQALSEFENDAQFLHDVLHGFLTNVQRQIQVMAEALGREDAPAIVDQAHSIKGGAANLVAVELARAAGELEDVARKKQLSEGHALLKRLRDAHQQLWDYVQKEGI
- a CDS encoding ABC transporter substrate-binding protein, with the protein product MENVSSLHDKSAMSRQLLGIVAICWIGLLLLAGCGEQGDHRVVAQTVEVEKPRLVLYNWEEYMGEETLWKFEQATGIEVEERTYEDEEEVLGALQSGSLNADLIILSSSTAREMAGARLLSPLDMDLLPNLRHLDPQALVQDKPMNQRYHVPYLMGYTGVAVDTRHYHEPPDSWRVLWDSRLKGKMAMLNNPFEVIGAASMMLGYPLNPEMEHMEAIREALLEQKPLLVDYLHDTAIMHQLGSGDLWAAQSYSSDALRAMEENPYLQFGFPEEGCTAWVDVFVLPLMSRNPEAAHAFIDFVHTPEIMAEIASELWSATPNLAAREFMDPEVLNSPVVHPPANIMDKCYYFGNLGDPETVGLRMKLWAELLAGM